The Prosthecodimorpha staleyi region CCCGGAACTGAGTTCGCAAAAGCCGGTCCTCGGACTGAAGACAATCGCCGTCCGTGCATTATGCGCGGACGGCAATTTTATGTTGAGGGGCCCGCAACCCTGCCGCATACTGCCTTCCGAAAGGTGACGGGGGGAGAACGGATGCGATGGGAGAGTGCGACGGAACTGCACAAGGAGTTGGTGGCAGATTATCTCCCGGCAGCAGACGAGACCGCGCTGCCGGCCGGCGTGCATGGTGTTGCCGGAGGGGATCGCCGCTCGCCCTTGCGAAACACCGTTCTGGCGCCGGGCTTTGCGATCGGGATCGGCATTATTGATCAGGGCGGCAGGCGCAGCTACGGCATCGGCATTACGGTGCAGTCCACCCGAGACCTCGCATCTCCCGTCATCGACGAGATCGCCAGCCGCAGTCATGGCGAATTCGAGGTTGTCGTCGGCGGCCGGGTTCGGCCCGCGACCGGCTGGCATCTGACGCAGTGCAATCCGCTCAGGATCGGTTGCAGTGTCGGTCATCCGGACGTGTCGGCGGGAACGCTGGGCTGTTTCGTGCGTTCGAAGGCTGGCGGGCGAGCGGGCTTTCTGTCGAATAATCATGTGCTCGCGAGTTCGAACCGCGCGAAAGTCGGCGATCCGATCTTCCAGCCCGGCCGCTTCGACGGCGGCCAGCAAGCCGACACGGTAGCCACGCTCGCCGGGTTTGCCCCGATCACCTTCGCGAACACGACCAATGGCTTCGATGCCGCTTGGGCGCGGCATCTGGCGCGCCAGCCCGATTTCGACCCGGTCACACTGTTGGACACCGGCGGCCGCCGCCACGGCACCATCCCCGACGGCGCTGTCAGCGAGCTCCTGCCCGGGATGCATGTCGTCAAGGTCGGGCGGAGCTCCGGCTTGACGTTCGGGCGGGTCAGGCAGGTCAATGTGTGCAATCTCAACGTACCTTACGGCAATAAATACGCCCGATTTGACGGCCAATTTCAGTTTGAAAGCCGCTCGGCTGCGCCTTTCGCCTTGCCCGGAGATAGTGGCAGCGTCATTGTGGACGACGATTGTCGGGTTGCGGGCCTGCTCTTCGCGGTGACTTCATCCGGTGGTACCTTCGGGACGGGTCTCGCCTATGCGTCGCCGATGGAGCCAATCCTGACCGCTCTGGATCTCGAAATCGTATCAGGGTGATGCCATGTCCGAACTCACTGAAATGGACCGAGCCATCGCGGCTCAAAGCGAGCTTGCGGATGCGCTCTCGTCGGTCCGCGGCGTGAATGGCATCGGCGTCGGAGCCGGCCGTGTGCCGGGCACCTATGCGCTCTATGTCGCCGTTTCCGACAAGCGCGCCGCCAAGTCCGTCCCGGACAGCTGCTCAGGTCTCGACGTTGTGGTGGATGTCGTCGGCAGAGTCTCGCATCTCTGACCGCCGAAGGTGAGGGCACTGCGCCATATCAAGGTCGGAACCGGAGCCGCGGGGCATGCTGGCGGCGTGTTCCAAGGAGACCAAGGTGCCGCAACCCCAATCGACCGGGCATGATACCGACCATTTTTGGCTGGACGGACCCGAACCGGCGCTTGCGGCCGTCGACTCGCGTATCGAAGGGCTGACCTCGGGCGAGGCCGACGAGCGGCTGGCGCGGTATGGGCTCAACGACGTCGCGCAGGAGCGCCGGCGCGGCATCGCCGGCAAGATCCTGCGGCGGCTGGCCGAGCCGATGGTCGCGATCCTGCTGGCCGCGGCGGCGGTTTCGGGTGCGACCGGGGAGTGGCCGAGCTTCGTCATCATTCTGGCCATCGTCGCCGCCTCGATCGCGCTCGACGTGGTCCAGGAGCATCGCGCCGAGGCGACGGCGGATGCGCTCAAGAAGTCGGTCGCGATCCATGCCGACGTGCTGCGCGACGGCGCCGTGCAGCGCCTCCCGGTCGACCAGCTGGTGCCCGGCGACGTGGTCCGGCTGGAGGCCGGCGACCTGGTGCCGGCCGACGGGATCGTGCTGGCGGCCAACGGTGCGCGGGCCGACGAGGCGCTCTTGACCGGCGAACCTCTGCCGGTCGACAAGCGTCCCGGCCCGAGCGGGGCGACGGATGCGGCGGACGCCACGGACGCCCTGTTCGGCGGCACCGGCCTGGTCAGCGGCTCGGCCACGATGCTGGTGCTGAGGACCGGCGCCGCGACCCGCTTCGGCGGCATCGCCACGGCCCTGCAGGCTGCCGAGGTGCCGACCGCCTTTGAGGTCGGGTTGCATCGGCTCGGCGTGCTGATCGTCCGGCTGACCGTGTTCCTGGTGCTCGGCGTCCTCTTGGCGCATCTGGTCTCGCACCGGCCGGTGGTCGAGTCCTTCCTGTTCGCCGTCGCGCTGGCGGTCGGTCTGACGCCGGAACTCCTGCCGATGATCGTCACCGTGTCGCTGTCGCGCGGCGCGTTGCGCATGGCCGAGCGCAAGGTGGTGGTGAAGCGGCTCGGGGCAATCCACGATCTCGGCTCGATGGACGTGCTTGCGACCGACAAGACCGGCACGCTGACGGAAGCCCGCATCGCGTTGACCGGCCATCTGGGCGTCGACGGCCAAGCGAGCAATCGCGTCCTGATGCTCGCCGCCGCCAATGCGGCGCTCGGTACCGGCATCCGCAGCCCGCTCGACGATGCGATCCTGGCCGGCGATGGGGCGGCGGCCGCAGCCGGCTGGACGCGCATTGCGGATATCCCGTTCGATTTCGAGCGCCGGCGGGTCGCCGTCCTCGCCGAGCGGGACGGCGAGCGGATCGTGATCGTGAAGGGCGCGCCGGAGGAAGTGCGCGTCCGTGCGACCCGCATCGAACTCTCGGACGGCACGCTCGTACCGCTCGACGCGCCGGCCGCCGCGCGCCTGGAGGCCTTCGAGGCGGCGCGCGCTGCGGAGGGGATGCGGCTGCTGGCGGTCGGCTGGCACCCGGCGGCCGGCCTGGAGCGGCTCGACGAGGCCGGCGAGGCGGAACTCGTCTTCGCCGGCTGGTGCGTCTTCGTCGATCCGCCCAAGGCCTCCGCGGCCGCAGCCGTCCTGCGCCTGAAGGCGGCCGGCGTGCATGTCAAGGTGATCTCTGGCGACGCGGCGCCGGTCGTCCAGCATCTGGTCGCGACTCTCGGCCTGCCGCATCACGGCCTGCTCACCGGCCACGAGATCGAGGCCATGACCGACAGCGCGCTGGCGCATCGGGTCGGATCGGTCGATCTCTTCGCCCGCGTCTCGCCGGACCAGAAGCTGCGCATCATCCGGGCCCTCAAGGCGCGCGGCCACCGGGTCGGCTTCATCGGCGACGGCATCAACGACGCGCCGGCCATCAAGGCGGCCGATGTCGGGCTCTCGGTCGAGGGGGCGACGGACGTGGCGCGCGCGGCCGCCGATATGATCCTGCTCGCGCCCGATCTCGGTGTCCTCGCCGATGGCATCGACGAGGGCCGGCGGACCTACGCCAACATCATGAAATATGTCCGCATGGGCACCTCGTCGAACTTCGGCAATATGCTGTCCATGGCGATCGCCTCGCTGATGATCCCGTTCCTGCCGCTCACCCCCGTGCAGGTACTGATCAACAACCTGCTCTACGATCTCTCCGAGGTCGGCATCCCGTTCGACCGGGCCGATGCGCAGGAGACCGCGCGTCCGCACGGCTGGGACATGGCCGACATCCTGCGCTTCACGCTGGTCATGGGGCCGCTTTCCTCGGTGTTCGATCTCCTGACCTTTGCGCTCCTGGCTCTGGTCTTCTCCGCCGAGCCGGCGGAATTCCGCACCGCCTGGTTCGCCGAATCCATGACCACCCAGATCCTGGTCATCTTCGTCATCCGCACCGCCGCGCCGGCCTGGACCAGCCGCCCGCACCGGGTGCTGGTCGCCACCTCGCTCGGCGCCCTGGCCGTGGCGCTCCTCCTGGCGCTGACTCCGCTCGGCGCCCCCTTCGGCTTCGTTCCCCTGCCGCCGACCTTGCTCGCGACCCTCGCCGCGCTGGTGGTCGGCTATCTGGGGCTCGCCGAATTCGTCAAGCGTTGGGCCATGGCGCCGCCCCGGCGGGGACGATCCCGGATGTCGCGAGGGACTGCCGGCCACGGCGGGTGAACCGGAATTGGCGGCTGCTTGGCTTGGCCCTAAGATCAGGGCAGCACGACACTCCGGCGGTCCATACGCTGCCGAAGCCTTGGTCTCTCATTCGATGTGATCCATGCCCATCCGCATCGCCACCTTCAACGTCGAGAACCTGATGCGGCGGCATACGGCCGAGCGCGACCGGCATACCGGGGCCTGGATCCCGGATGCGGCGGTCGGGCTCTACGACCATGCCAACGAGGCCGAGGGGCGGCTGATCGAACGGGCGGTGCAGATCGGGATCTCCGACGACCAGCGCCAGATGACCGCGCAGGCGATCCGCGATCTCGATGCCGACATCGTCTGCCTGCAGGAGGTCGACGACCTGCGCGCCCTGCGCTACTTCCACGACCGCTACCTGAAGAAGGCGATCGACGAGCCCTACGAGGAATTCGCGCTGCTGCAGGGCAATGACAGCCGCGGCATCGATGTCGCCGTGATGGCGCGGCGCGGCTATCCGATCAAGGTCAAGAGCCACGCCACGCTGACCTATCGCGACCTGAACCTCTTCAACGACGACCTGCGCCGCGGCGGACATACCGAGGACGACCGCATCTTCCGGCGCGATTGCCTGGAGGTCGAGGTCGAGATCGCCGGCAAGGTGCTCGACATCTTCGTCTGCCATCTGAAATCGATGGGCGGCGACCGCGATCGGACCATGGCGATCCGGCGGGCCGAGGCGCGCGCCGTGCGCCGGATCGTCGAGCGCAAATACGACCAGCGCGCCCGCTTCTGCAACTGGATGATCTGCGGCGACATGAACGACTATCGCGAGAAGATCGCCGTCAAGCGAACCCGCGAGGGGCCGCCGGACTGGACGCCGGTCAAGGCCGAGGCGTCCGGGCTCGATCCCTTCTTCGCCGACCGCTTCGCCATCAACCTGATCGAACGGCTGCCCTGGGAGGAGCGCTGGACGCATTGGTGGGGCGAGGGCAAGGAACTGTCGCAGCTCGACTACATCTTCGCCTCGCCGGCGCTCGCCGCCGCCAATCCGCGCGCGAAGCCGGAGATCGTCCGCCGCGGGCTGCCGTTCCGGGTGCCGGCACGCGCGCGCAATCCGGACGGCACCCCGTTCGAGCGCTATCCGCGCGTCGGTTTCGATCGGCCGAAGGCGTCCGATCATTGCCCGGTGGTGATCGAACTCGAAATCCCCGACGACGGCCGGAGCCCGGCGTGACGGGTACGGCGATGGATGCGCCCGTCGTTCGGGTCGAGGCGGTCGACCTGGTCATCCGGCCGGGCCGGCACGGCTTCGCGCCCGAAGACGAGGCCCGCATCGCGGCGCGCTGGGCCGAAACCCTCGCGGCCAAGCCGGAGGTCTGGAACGGGCCGTTCTTCCTGTTCGAGCGGGCCGGTTTCGAGACGCGAGACGGCGCCGCCGTCTTCGCGGGCGAGGGCGCGCTGACCGATTTCGCCAGCTACTTGGACTGGCGCGCCCTTGACCCGCCGGACCCCCGTTTCCGCCATGTCTTCCCGGTCGGCGCGATCCTGACCGCCGACCGCCGCCTGGTGGTCGGCCGCATGTCGCCGCACACCGCCAATGGCGGGCGCCTCTATCCCCCGTCGGGATCCTTCGATCCGCACGATCTGGTCGTCGGTCCGGACGGGCGCGTCCGGCTCGATCCGCTCGCCAACATCCTGCGCGAGATCGCCGAGGAGATCGGCTTCGACGCGTCCGGCTGGCCGCGCGCTCCCGGCTGGCTGGTGGTCGAGTCCGGGCCGCGCCGCCATGCCGTCGTGGCGCTGATCGAGGCGCCGATGACGGCGGTGGAGATCGAGGCCGCCGCCGGCCCCCACATGGCCGCCGATCCGGAGCGCGAACTCGACCGGCTGGTCTTTCCGGCCTTCGGCGAGCGGCTCGACCCCGCCGTCTCGCCGCGCTACGTCAACCGGCTGCTGGACCATCTGGCGGGTCTACAACCGTAACCGCCGGGCTTGCGCCCACGCCCCGCTCCGGGCCCTATCGGGGCTCGCGCCGTAAAACAGGAGAATCCCCCCTCATGGCCGAGCGCCGCTATGCCGTCCTCGACGTGTTCACCAGCCGCCCCCTGGAGGGCAATCCGCTGGCCGTGGTGCTCGATGCCGACGGGCTCGATACCGCGGCGATGCAGCGGATCGCCGCGGAGTTCAATCTGTCGGAGACGGTCTTCGTGCTGCCGGCCGAGAACCCCGCGCACAGCGCGCGGCTGCGCATCTTCACGCCGGCGCGCGAACTGGCCTTCGCCGGCCATCCGACCGTCGGCACCGCCTGCCTGCTGGCGAGCCAGCGCTTCGCCAGCTTGCCGGACGGCATCGATGCGGTGCTGGCGCTGGAGGAGCAGGTCGGGCTGGTCCGGACCGCCGTCCGGCTCAAGCCCGACGCGCCGGCCTATGCCGAGTTCGACATGCCGCGCCTGCCCGAGGCCGACGCAACGGAACTCGGCGGCAAGACCGAGATCGCGCTCGCGCTCGGGCTCCTGCCCGTCGAAGTCGGCTTCGAGAACCATGTGCCGAGCGTCTGGGGCGCCGGCAACCATCCCTTCGCCTTCGTGCCCGTCGAAGGCGTCGCCGCCATGCGCAAGGCGAAGCCGGATATGGCCGGCTGGGCGGCGGCCTTCGGAACCTGCCCGTGGGTCTATCTCTACTGCCGCGAGACGCTCTTCCACGATTCGAGCTTCCACGCGCGCATGTTCGCGCCCGGCGCCGGCATCGTCGAAGACCCGGCGACCGGGTCGGCGGTCGCGGCGATGACGGGCGTCATCAACCATTTCGACGACCTGCCCGACGGTACCTACCGGTATCGCATCGAGCAGGGCTTCGAGATGGGCCGGCCGAGCCTGATCGATCTGGAGATCGAGGTCGGCGCCTCCAAGGTGACCGCAGGCCGCATCGGCGGTCATGCGGTCCGCGTCATGCAGGGGACGCTGGAGGCCTGAGCCCCCGCGTCCGACGGCGACCCGGCCTCAGTTGGCGGCCTTCGGCGCCTCGTTGATCGGCTGGAAGGCGAAGGGGGCCTCGGCATTGTCCGGATCGACCACGACCCGGACGGCGCCGACGATCGCCTCGCCCATCACCTGCAGGCGGGTGACGTTCGGCACCGGCTTCAGGTCGGTGCCGTAGAAGGGCGTGACCAGGAAGATGTGGTTGTCGCCGTTGATCACCAGCACCGGCTTGCCGAAGGCGCGCGCGCCGCGCTCGACCGCCTTGATGGTGTCGACGAAGCCGGACGCGACCGGAACCGCCGGCTCGCTCTGCTTGATGTCCCAGACGTCGGCCTGCCAGGCGATCACCATGGCGGAGAGATTGTCGGCCTTGGCCTTGGCGAAGGCGGCGTCGAGCCAGGCGACATTGGCCTTGTTGCGGGCGAAATACTCGTTGACGGTGTCGAGGTCGCGCGGCTCGAAATTGTTGTTGGAGCCCGGCACATGCACGGCGGCGAACAGCACGCCGTTCTTGACCCAGCGCGCATTCTCGACGAAGCCCGAGCCGTCGGTCGCCTTCATCTCCGGCATCACATCGGCCTGGCGCTCGACCGCGATGGCGGCCTTGGCGAGCGGCTTGCCGTCGAAGAACATTTGACGAACCTTGGTCAGCCGCTCGGTCGGCTTGAACTTGCCGGCCCGATCGCGGTGGCAGTCGGTCCATTCGTTGTCGCCGATGGCGTAGACCAGCGGCTGCTCGAAGGTCGCGAACTGGTCCTTCACCTTCTGGAAATTCTCGTCCGTGCAGGGCGTCGAGCCGGACTTGATGTCGCCGACATGGACCGAGAATTCCGGCTTCGCCTTGTTGATCTTGGCGATCAGCGCATCGAAGCGGGCATAGTCGTCGGGCAGCTTGTAGGGCATGTCGCCGAGCGCGATGAAGGCGAAGGCGCGCGGGCCGCCGATCTCGGTGGCGTGGGCCGGCATGGCGGAGGTGGAGAGCGTGAGGGCGGCGGCGACGGTGAGCGCGAGACGCATGGCAGGATCATCCTGGTGGGAGGCTGCCGCCCTGGTAGCCGGGCCGTGCGACAGACCCGTGACGGCGGCGATCCCGCGCGCGACGGGCCGACGGTTGGACCGTGGCCGATTGTGTTCCCCCCGACCCGCTGCGACCCGCGCCGCGGGCTCAGCGCCGACCGGTCAGACGGCGCCACAGGCCGGCGGGCGACCAGGCGGCCGGCTTCAAGCGCCCGGAGCGACGGCGCCGGGCCGGCTTGTCGGCGGGCGGTTCGCTGCGGGTGATTGCAAGCGCATGATTGACCACCGTCGGCAGCGGCACGGGCACGTGGTTCGCCGGCAGGGTCTCGCCGAGGGCCCGCCACATGGCCCGATCCAGGAACAGGTCGTGGACGAGCCGCGATTCCTGCGTGCGCCGCTCCTCGTCCCAGCCGCTGCGCTCCGGGCTGGCCAGCTTCAGGGTCGTCGGCGCCGGCGAATGGGCGACCCGCACCCAGTCCTGGCTCAGGAACTTGCGCCACATGTTGAGATCGGAGGCGACGCCGGGCGGTCCGGGGCTCCAGCCGACCGGCAGCCGCCGGTAGGCGTCCATCCGGTGGCCGGCGCAGGTCGGGCCGAAGCAGTTCCAGAGTTCGTCGATCATCCGCCGGCGGACCGCGGGATCGGCCGGCGTTTCGTCGATCGCCCGGATCGCCAGGTTGGGGGCGATCATGACATGCCGCGTATGGGCGAAGTCGGCGTCGCGCAGCAGGCCGACGAGGGCCTTCAGATGCAGCGGCCCCCAGATATCGTCGTCGCCGCAATAGGCGACCGCATCCGCCTTGGCCGCGGACAGGACCTCGTGACGCCAGGCGTCGCCGTTGCCCGCGCCTTTGGGGAAGACATGGAGGGCGACGCGGTCGTCGGTGGCGGCGAAATGGCGGACGAGATCGTGGGTGTGCGGCGGCGACCCGTCGGCGACCACCGCCAGGCGCAGGTTGCGATAGGTCTGGCGCAGGATGCTGCGGATGGCGAATTCGATGGTCCGGCCGTGATCGAAGGTCGGAATGATGACGAGAAAGCGCATGACGGTCTCCGCGGGGCGCCGGGACCCTAGATCATCCGGCCGGGCTGCGGAACCGTGCCGCAATGCCGGATTGCGGGTCGGTTCCGGGGGCCGCGGGGCCGTTCGTCCACACCCAATGGGCGTCCCGGTAAACCGTTGTTTCCTCCCCGGCGAAAAATGCTCTAGGTGTCGCGGTGCGACGGATGCTTGCGGATCCGTCGAACCTTGATCCCTTTTGCGGTCCGGGTCTCCCGGACCGTCCTGCGCACCTGGACGGAGGGTGACGACATG contains the following coding sequences:
- the mgtA gene encoding magnesium-translocating P-type ATPase; its protein translation is MLAACSKETKVPQPQSTGHDTDHFWLDGPEPALAAVDSRIEGLTSGEADERLARYGLNDVAQERRRGIAGKILRRLAEPMVAILLAAAAVSGATGEWPSFVIILAIVAASIALDVVQEHRAEATADALKKSVAIHADVLRDGAVQRLPVDQLVPGDVVRLEAGDLVPADGIVLAANGARADEALLTGEPLPVDKRPGPSGATDAADATDALFGGTGLVSGSATMLVLRTGAATRFGGIATALQAAEVPTAFEVGLHRLGVLIVRLTVFLVLGVLLAHLVSHRPVVESFLFAVALAVGLTPELLPMIVTVSLSRGALRMAERKVVVKRLGAIHDLGSMDVLATDKTGTLTEARIALTGHLGVDGQASNRVLMLAAANAALGTGIRSPLDDAILAGDGAAAAAGWTRIADIPFDFERRRVAVLAERDGERIVIVKGAPEEVRVRATRIELSDGTLVPLDAPAAARLEAFEAARAAEGMRLLAVGWHPAAGLERLDEAGEAELVFAGWCVFVDPPKASAAAAVLRLKAAGVHVKVISGDAAPVVQHLVATLGLPHHGLLTGHEIEAMTDSALAHRVGSVDLFARVSPDQKLRIIRALKARGHRVGFIGDGINDAPAIKAADVGLSVEGATDVARAAADMILLAPDLGVLADGIDEGRRTYANIMKYVRMGTSSNFGNMLSMAIASLMIPFLPLTPVQVLINNLLYDLSEVGIPFDRADAQETARPHGWDMADILRFTLVMGPLSSVFDLLTFALLALVFSAEPAEFRTAWFAESMTTQILVIFVIRTAAPAWTSRPHRVLVATSLGALAVALLLALTPLGAPFGFVPLPPTLLATLAALVVGYLGLAEFVKRWAMAPPRRGRSRMSRGTAGHGG
- a CDS encoding PhzF family phenazine biosynthesis protein yields the protein MAERRYAVLDVFTSRPLEGNPLAVVLDADGLDTAAMQRIAAEFNLSETVFVLPAENPAHSARLRIFTPARELAFAGHPTVGTACLLASQRFASLPDGIDAVLALEEQVGLVRTAVRLKPDAPAYAEFDMPRLPEADATELGGKTEIALALGLLPVEVGFENHVPSVWGAGNHPFAFVPVEGVAAMRKAKPDMAGWAAAFGTCPWVYLYCRETLFHDSSFHARMFAPGAGIVEDPATGSAVAAMTGVINHFDDLPDGTYRYRIEQGFEMGRPSLIDLEIEVGASKVTAGRIGGHAVRVMQGTLEA
- a CDS encoding endonuclease/exonuclease/phosphatase family protein, with product MPIRIATFNVENLMRRHTAERDRHTGAWIPDAAVGLYDHANEAEGRLIERAVQIGISDDQRQMTAQAIRDLDADIVCLQEVDDLRALRYFHDRYLKKAIDEPYEEFALLQGNDSRGIDVAVMARRGYPIKVKSHATLTYRDLNLFNDDLRRGGHTEDDRIFRRDCLEVEVEIAGKVLDIFVCHLKSMGGDRDRTMAIRRAEARAVRRIVERKYDQRARFCNWMICGDMNDYREKIAVKRTREGPPDWTPVKAEASGLDPFFADRFAINLIERLPWEERWTHWWGEGKELSQLDYIFASPALAAANPRAKPEIVRRGLPFRVPARARNPDGTPFERYPRVGFDRPKASDHCPVVIELEIPDDGRSPA
- a CDS encoding S1 family peptidase, whose product is MRWESATELHKELVADYLPAADETALPAGVHGVAGGDRRSPLRNTVLAPGFAIGIGIIDQGGRRSYGIGITVQSTRDLASPVIDEIASRSHGEFEVVVGGRVRPATGWHLTQCNPLRIGCSVGHPDVSAGTLGCFVRSKAGGRAGFLSNNHVLASSNRAKVGDPIFQPGRFDGGQQADTVATLAGFAPITFANTTNGFDAAWARHLARQPDFDPVTLLDTGGRRHGTIPDGAVSELLPGMHVVKVGRSSGLTFGRVRQVNVCNLNVPYGNKYARFDGQFQFESRSAAPFALPGDSGSVIVDDDCRVAGLLFAVTSSGGTFGTGLAYASPMEPILTALDLEIVSG
- a CDS encoding glycosyltransferase family 2 protein; this translates as MRFLVIIPTFDHGRTIEFAIRSILRQTYRNLRLAVVADGSPPHTHDLVRHFAATDDRVALHVFPKGAGNGDAWRHEVLSAAKADAVAYCGDDDIWGPLHLKALVGLLRDADFAHTRHVMIAPNLAIRAIDETPADPAVRRRMIDELWNCFGPTCAGHRMDAYRRLPVGWSPGPPGVASDLNMWRKFLSQDWVRVAHSPAPTTLKLASPERSGWDEERRTQESRLVHDLFLDRAMWRALGETLPANHVPVPLPTVVNHALAITRSEPPADKPARRRRSGRLKPAAWSPAGLWRRLTGRR